The proteins below come from a single Beutenbergia cavernae DSM 12333 genomic window:
- a CDS encoding NUDIX domain-containing protein: MAQSEGSGRARVATAAQRDWYASARLQAGRSPVPVAQALVRDVAGAVLLVRPAYKDGWILPGGMAERGEGLVAAARRELLEETGLSREPGRELVHEVVDAFSDPALPLEVAVFDCGLVLPGERIVIPTDELLDWALLPPAEAVARIADYEGGRLARALAGAPPIP, encoded by the coding sequence ATGGCGCAGTCCGAGGGGAGCGGCCGCGCCCGCGTCGCGACCGCCGCGCAGCGGGACTGGTACGCCAGTGCTCGGCTCCAGGCCGGGCGAAGCCCGGTGCCCGTCGCGCAGGCGCTCGTTCGGGACGTCGCGGGCGCCGTCCTGCTCGTCCGGCCGGCGTACAAGGACGGCTGGATCCTGCCCGGCGGCATGGCCGAGCGCGGCGAGGGCCTCGTGGCGGCAGCACGCCGCGAGCTGCTCGAGGAGACGGGGCTGAGTCGCGAGCCCGGGCGCGAGCTGGTGCACGAGGTGGTGGACGCGTTCTCCGACCCGGCGCTCCCGCTCGAGGTAGCGGTGTTCGACTGTGGACTCGTGCTGCCGGGCGAGCGGATCGTCATCCCGACGGACGAGCTGCTCGACTGGGCTCTGCTCCCACCCGCCGAGGCTGTTGCCCGTATTGCCGACTACGAAGGCGGCAGGCTCGCGCGCGCCCTGGCCGGGGCTCCGCCGATCCCGTGA
- a CDS encoding Maf family protein, with protein sequence MSTPFVLASGSPARLTTLRAAGIEPRVVVSDVDEDAALADAERAAGAPLPVGDQALLLARAKAEAVAARISPAADGDASPAEATPSSSLVLGCDSILELAGASYGKPGTVDVARERWQAMRGRTGVLHTGHWLIAASEEARASGPGRAVGGTSATLVEFADVDDDELEAYLATGEPLAVAGAFTIDGLGGAFVTRIEGDHHGVVGLSLPLLRGLVRELGLAYPDLWEHR encoded by the coding sequence GTGAGCACACCCTTCGTCCTCGCCTCAGGGTCACCCGCCCGCCTCACCACGCTCCGCGCCGCCGGCATCGAGCCACGCGTCGTCGTGAGCGACGTCGACGAGGACGCCGCCCTCGCGGACGCCGAGCGCGCGGCCGGCGCGCCGCTCCCGGTCGGCGACCAGGCGCTGCTCCTCGCACGCGCCAAGGCCGAGGCGGTCGCAGCCCGCATCTCCCCCGCTGCGGACGGCGACGCGTCCCCCGCGGAGGCGACGCCGTCGTCGTCCCTCGTCCTCGGATGCGACTCGATCCTCGAGCTCGCCGGCGCCTCGTACGGCAAGCCGGGGACCGTCGACGTAGCGCGGGAGCGCTGGCAGGCGATGCGCGGGCGGACGGGCGTGCTGCACACCGGGCACTGGCTCATCGCCGCGTCCGAGGAGGCGCGCGCGTCCGGCCCCGGCCGCGCGGTGGGCGGCACGTCCGCGACTCTCGTCGAGTTCGCTGACGTCGACGACGACGAGCTCGAGGCCTACCTCGCGACGGGTGAGCCGCTCGCCGTCGCCGGCGCGTTCACGATCGACGGGCTCGGCGGCGCGTTCGTGACCCGCATCGAGGGCGACCACCACGGCGTTGTCGGCCTCAGCCTCCCGCTCCTGCGCGGCCTCGTCCGCGAGCTCGGACTCGCGTACCCCGACCTGTGGGAGCACCGATGA